In Topomyia yanbarensis strain Yona2022 chromosome 2, ASM3024719v1, whole genome shotgun sequence, one DNA window encodes the following:
- the LOC131682270 gene encoding transcriptional repressor CTCF isoform X2, with protein sequence MEVTEDQLSEELKSKRICRFCLTQQEPLSDIFSCNPMVSEGDSSCKSKTTPLTLQIMACVSIEVYKDDGMPSTICNNCRQWMDHSYRFKQICKKADTLLKTYPLTGVWPEKLDVPVNPFNSAPLLPAIGRPPAVPYRLTKIPPADVGAGIRHVPVTINPIEEVKQIKKVPILQESSVKALKPTIEPQVNREEEEEHQPEHEIDIKPKIVKLSIEDLRNIKQGRPINSTQLIKKSPTTSETSAEPRVYPTRLVSAKTSPVKIINGTLNSNNKKPVLLNSFKPAKITEEHFVHTPEGTLEIISMEASETDLIKNAPPVETHVFPCNECERSFPLRQLLEIHMQNHNRERNHPCGMCDKRFFSKYDLAKHNLTHTGERPFVCVICKSAFSRSTLLTRHQRVHRDQPKYLCMYCNRTFFSDKELQKHSENHQKKRPFQCGKCPKRFAYKQGLERHEVTHETNLPFPCEHCDLTFASAGKLARHLTAHAGSRPYPCRLCSRSFMLSHHLTRHVRSHRGGQGAYKCNDCSNVFNSQDDLIYHSAIHATTSLTCPLCRDHFETVELVTEHIKHHSEGTQFACDYCDLLFTSEQRLDTHCQEEHLSVLAMDRTEESSQSFEQVIIENIVIGKDGSKTITTIVDGERKEERNEPQNMAIKSEIFLENVELEGQEDEFLDENIDEQIVEQDYYYEEEEETVEQPQQQSEQTSGKSSVKIENKASPISAQRQPSPSKTANSKSVAASSSHKTTQQKLDSFLKKVQKDSKPSVTKTVGEVLKSLPKGVVIKRPATSTVTVPVDKKVEPVPVVTAKTTSPKKASAPIANQKKLPVVTSPDKGQHKSPTKQIKTYSDKQQPKKSIPSTGTKRPLEEDSKSAPAAKRQAVESKKQSPSTLSNSNPKVLAKPVSKPSEVETGATKKNKTFEMKIGNKMVKVQKVVMTKAEVAAMARDGKIEMQGDTMILKQPRAKK encoded by the exons ATGGAAGTCACAGAAGATCAATTGTCAGAGGAACTGAAATCAAAACGGATTTGTCGATTCTGCCTGACTCAACAGGAACCGCTGAGCGATATATTTTCCTGTAATCCAATGGTTAGTGAAGGCGACAGCAGCTGCAAATCGAAAACGACGCCTTTGACGCTACAAATCATGGCTTGCGTTTCAATTGAG GTTTACAAAGACGATGGCATGCCGAGCACAATTTGTAACAATTGCCGTCAGTGGATGGATCATTCGTACCGTTTTAAACAAATTTGCAAGAAGGCTGATACTTTGCTGAAAACCTATCCACTAACCGGTGTTTGGCCCGAAAAATTGGACGTCCCAGTTAATCCATTCAATAGTGCACCACTGCTTCCAGCAATTGGTCGACCGCCAGCAGTTCCATATCGCCTAACAAAAATTCCGCCAGCCGATGTAGGTGCGGGAATTAGACACGTTCCCGTTACCATCAATCCCATAGAGGAAGTAAAGCAGATTAAGAAAGTGCCAATACTGCAAGAATCCTCGGTGAAAGCTCTCAAACCAACGATCGAGCCCCAAGTTAATCGGGAAGAGGAGGAAGAGCATCAGCCGGAACACGAAATTGATATCAAACCTAAAATTGTTAAGTTGAGCATTGAAGATTTGAGAAACATTAAGCAGGGCAGACCTATCAATAGTACACAATTGATCAAAAAGTCTCCAACAACTAGTGAAACTAGTGCAGAGCCACGTGTATATCCCACGCGTTTAGTTTCTGCTAAAACGTCACCGGTGAAAATCATTAATGGTACTCTTAACAGTAACAACAAAAAGCCTGTTCTTTTGAACAGCTTTAAACCGGCTAAAATAACCGAAGAACATTTTGTGCACACTCCAGAAGGAACACTGGAAATTATTTCGATGGAAGCTTCCGAGACAGATCTTATTAAAAATGCTCCCCCTGTTGAGACGCACGTTTTTCCATGCAATGAGTGTGAAAGATCTTTCCCGTTGCGTCAGTTGTTGGAGATTCACATGCAGAATCACAATCGCGAAAGAAACCATCCGTGTGGAATGTGCGATAAACGATTTTTTAGTAAGTACGATTTGGCAAAACACAACCTGACGCATACCGGAGAACGTCCATTTGTGTGTGTTATCTGTAAATCTGCATTCTCGAGATCGACGCTATTGACTCGTCACCAGAGG GTTCACCGGGACCAACCCAAGTACTTGTGCATGTACTGTAACCGCACATTCTTTTCGGACAAAGAATTGCAGAAACACTCGGAGAATCACCAGAAGAAGCGACCATTCCAGTGCGGAAAGTGTCCGAAAAGATTTGCATACAAGCAGGGACTGGAACGACACGAAGTTACTCACGAAACGAATCTCCCCTTTCCTTGTGAGCACTGTGATCTAACGTTTGCCTCAGCTGGAAAATTGGCACGTCATCTAACGGCTCACGCTGGGAGTCGTCCATATCCCTGTCGATTATGTTCAAG ATCCTTCATGCTGAGTCACCATCTCACCAGACATGTTCGCTCACACCGAGGTGGTCAGGGCGCATACAAATGCAACGACTGCTCGAACGTTTTCAACAGCCAGGACGATCTCATATACCACTCAGCCATTCATGCTACCACCAGTTTAACTTGCCCACTTTGTCGCGATCATTTCGAAACGGTAGAGCTGGTCACAGAGCACATCAAGCATCACTCGGAGGGCACGCAATTCGCGTGCGACTATTGTGATTTATTGTTCACAAGCGAGCAACGGTTGGACACTCACTGTCAGGAGGAACATTTGTCCGTCCTGGCAATGGACCGCACGGAGGAATCATCCCAGTCATTTGAACAAGTTATCATTGAGAATATTGTTATTGGCAAGGATGGTAGCAAGACGATAACCACTATCGTGGACGGAGAAAGGAAGGAGGAAAGAAATGAACCGCAAAATATGGCGATAAAGAGCGAGATTTTCCTGGAAAATGTTGAATTGGAGGGTCAAGAGGATGAGTTTCTCGATGAAAATATTGACG aacaaatcgttgaacaggACTATTACTACGAAGAAGAGGAAGAAACTGTTGAACAGCCGCAACAACAGTCTGAACAGACGTCGGGTAAAAGTTCAgtcaaaatagaaaataaagcaTCACCGATTAGTGCGCAGCGACAACCGTCGCCATCGAAAACCGCTAATTCTAAATCTGTCGCTGCATCAAGCTCACACAAAACCACTCAACAGAAACTGGATTCATTCCTGAAGAAGGTACAAAAAGATTCCAAGCCATCCGTTACAAAAACTGTCGGTGAAGTGCTGAAAAGTTTACCCAAAGGTGTGGTAATTAAAAGACCAGCAACTTCCACAGTCACTGTTCCCGTGGATAAAAAAGTCGAACCTGTACCTGTGGTTACTGCGAAAACTACATCTCCGAAAAAAGCTTCAGCCCCAATCGCCAATCAAAAGAAACTTCCCGTCGTTACATCACCAGACAAAGGACAACACAAGTCTCCCACGAAACAAATTAAAACTTACTCAGATAAGCAACAACCGAAGAAATCTATCCCTAGCACTGGGACCAAACGACCCCTCGAGGAGGATTCTAAATCGGCCCCTGCTGCTAAAAGACAAGCTGTTGAATCTAAGAAACAATCGCCTAGTACTTTATCAAATAGTAATCCAAAAGTATTAGCCAAACCCGTTTCCAAGCCTAGTGAGGTCGAAACGGGTGCAACGAAAAAGAACAAAACGTTTGAGATGAAAATTGGGAACAAGATGGTAAAAGTTCAGAAGGTGGTGATGACTAAAGCCGAAGTAGCTGCTATGGCTCGCGATGGCAAAATAGAGATGCAAGGCGATACGATGATACTGAAACAACCGAGAGCGAAGAAGTAG
- the LOC131682270 gene encoding transcription factor E4F1 isoform X1, whose product MEVTEDQLSEELKSKRICRFCLTQQEPLSDIFSCNPMVSEGDSSCKSKTTPLTLQIMACVSIEVYKDDGMPSTICNNCRQWMDHSYRFKQICKKADTLLKTYPLTGVWPEKLDVPVNPFNSAPLLPAIGRPPAVPYRLTKIPPADVGAGIRHVPVTINPIEEVKQIKKVPILQESSVKALKPTIEPQVNREEEEEHQPEHEIDIKPKIVKLSIEDLRNIKQGRPINSTQLIKKSPTTSETSAEPRVYPTRLVSAKTSPVKIINGTLNSNNKKPVLLNSFKPAKITEEHFVHTPEGTLEIISMEASETDLIKNAPPVETHVFPCNECERSFPLRQLLEIHMQNHNRERNHPCGMCDKRFFSKYDLAKHNLTHTGERPFVCVICKSAFSRSTLLTRHQRVHRDQPKYLCMYCNRTFFSDKELQKHSENHQKKRPFQCGKCPKRFAYKQGLERHEVTHETNLPFPCEHCDLTFASAGKLARHLTAHAGSRPYPCRLCSRSFMLSHHLTRHVRSHRGGQGAYKCNDCSNVFNSQDDLIYHSAIHATTSLTCPLCRDHFETVELVTEHIKHHSEGTQFACDYCDLLFTSEQRLDTHCQEEHLSVLAMDRTEESSQSFEQVIIENIVIGKDGSKTITTIVDGERKEERNEPQNMAIKSEIFLENVELEGQEDEFLDENIDEEQIVEQDYYYEEEEETVEQPQQQSEQTSGKSSVKIENKASPISAQRQPSPSKTANSKSVAASSSHKTTQQKLDSFLKKVQKDSKPSVTKTVGEVLKSLPKGVVIKRPATSTVTVPVDKKVEPVPVVTAKTTSPKKASAPIANQKKLPVVTSPDKGQHKSPTKQIKTYSDKQQPKKSIPSTGTKRPLEEDSKSAPAAKRQAVESKKQSPSTLSNSNPKVLAKPVSKPSEVETGATKKNKTFEMKIGNKMVKVQKVVMTKAEVAAMARDGKIEMQGDTMILKQPRAKK is encoded by the exons ATGGAAGTCACAGAAGATCAATTGTCAGAGGAACTGAAATCAAAACGGATTTGTCGATTCTGCCTGACTCAACAGGAACCGCTGAGCGATATATTTTCCTGTAATCCAATGGTTAGTGAAGGCGACAGCAGCTGCAAATCGAAAACGACGCCTTTGACGCTACAAATCATGGCTTGCGTTTCAATTGAG GTTTACAAAGACGATGGCATGCCGAGCACAATTTGTAACAATTGCCGTCAGTGGATGGATCATTCGTACCGTTTTAAACAAATTTGCAAGAAGGCTGATACTTTGCTGAAAACCTATCCACTAACCGGTGTTTGGCCCGAAAAATTGGACGTCCCAGTTAATCCATTCAATAGTGCACCACTGCTTCCAGCAATTGGTCGACCGCCAGCAGTTCCATATCGCCTAACAAAAATTCCGCCAGCCGATGTAGGTGCGGGAATTAGACACGTTCCCGTTACCATCAATCCCATAGAGGAAGTAAAGCAGATTAAGAAAGTGCCAATACTGCAAGAATCCTCGGTGAAAGCTCTCAAACCAACGATCGAGCCCCAAGTTAATCGGGAAGAGGAGGAAGAGCATCAGCCGGAACACGAAATTGATATCAAACCTAAAATTGTTAAGTTGAGCATTGAAGATTTGAGAAACATTAAGCAGGGCAGACCTATCAATAGTACACAATTGATCAAAAAGTCTCCAACAACTAGTGAAACTAGTGCAGAGCCACGTGTATATCCCACGCGTTTAGTTTCTGCTAAAACGTCACCGGTGAAAATCATTAATGGTACTCTTAACAGTAACAACAAAAAGCCTGTTCTTTTGAACAGCTTTAAACCGGCTAAAATAACCGAAGAACATTTTGTGCACACTCCAGAAGGAACACTGGAAATTATTTCGATGGAAGCTTCCGAGACAGATCTTATTAAAAATGCTCCCCCTGTTGAGACGCACGTTTTTCCATGCAATGAGTGTGAAAGATCTTTCCCGTTGCGTCAGTTGTTGGAGATTCACATGCAGAATCACAATCGCGAAAGAAACCATCCGTGTGGAATGTGCGATAAACGATTTTTTAGTAAGTACGATTTGGCAAAACACAACCTGACGCATACCGGAGAACGTCCATTTGTGTGTGTTATCTGTAAATCTGCATTCTCGAGATCGACGCTATTGACTCGTCACCAGAGG GTTCACCGGGACCAACCCAAGTACTTGTGCATGTACTGTAACCGCACATTCTTTTCGGACAAAGAATTGCAGAAACACTCGGAGAATCACCAGAAGAAGCGACCATTCCAGTGCGGAAAGTGTCCGAAAAGATTTGCATACAAGCAGGGACTGGAACGACACGAAGTTACTCACGAAACGAATCTCCCCTTTCCTTGTGAGCACTGTGATCTAACGTTTGCCTCAGCTGGAAAATTGGCACGTCATCTAACGGCTCACGCTGGGAGTCGTCCATATCCCTGTCGATTATGTTCAAG ATCCTTCATGCTGAGTCACCATCTCACCAGACATGTTCGCTCACACCGAGGTGGTCAGGGCGCATACAAATGCAACGACTGCTCGAACGTTTTCAACAGCCAGGACGATCTCATATACCACTCAGCCATTCATGCTACCACCAGTTTAACTTGCCCACTTTGTCGCGATCATTTCGAAACGGTAGAGCTGGTCACAGAGCACATCAAGCATCACTCGGAGGGCACGCAATTCGCGTGCGACTATTGTGATTTATTGTTCACAAGCGAGCAACGGTTGGACACTCACTGTCAGGAGGAACATTTGTCCGTCCTGGCAATGGACCGCACGGAGGAATCATCCCAGTCATTTGAACAAGTTATCATTGAGAATATTGTTATTGGCAAGGATGGTAGCAAGACGATAACCACTATCGTGGACGGAGAAAGGAAGGAGGAAAGAAATGAACCGCAAAATATGGCGATAAAGAGCGAGATTTTCCTGGAAAATGTTGAATTGGAGGGTCAAGAGGATGAGTTTCTCGATGAAAATATTGACG AagaacaaatcgttgaacaggACTATTACTACGAAGAAGAGGAAGAAACTGTTGAACAGCCGCAACAACAGTCTGAACAGACGTCGGGTAAAAGTTCAgtcaaaatagaaaataaagcaTCACCGATTAGTGCGCAGCGACAACCGTCGCCATCGAAAACCGCTAATTCTAAATCTGTCGCTGCATCAAGCTCACACAAAACCACTCAACAGAAACTGGATTCATTCCTGAAGAAGGTACAAAAAGATTCCAAGCCATCCGTTACAAAAACTGTCGGTGAAGTGCTGAAAAGTTTACCCAAAGGTGTGGTAATTAAAAGACCAGCAACTTCCACAGTCACTGTTCCCGTGGATAAAAAAGTCGAACCTGTACCTGTGGTTACTGCGAAAACTACATCTCCGAAAAAAGCTTCAGCCCCAATCGCCAATCAAAAGAAACTTCCCGTCGTTACATCACCAGACAAAGGACAACACAAGTCTCCCACGAAACAAATTAAAACTTACTCAGATAAGCAACAACCGAAGAAATCTATCCCTAGCACTGGGACCAAACGACCCCTCGAGGAGGATTCTAAATCGGCCCCTGCTGCTAAAAGACAAGCTGTTGAATCTAAGAAACAATCGCCTAGTACTTTATCAAATAGTAATCCAAAAGTATTAGCCAAACCCGTTTCCAAGCCTAGTGAGGTCGAAACGGGTGCAACGAAAAAGAACAAAACGTTTGAGATGAAAATTGGGAACAAGATGGTAAAAGTTCAGAAGGTGGTGATGACTAAAGCCGAAGTAGCTGCTATGGCTCGCGATGGCAAAATAGAGATGCAAGGCGATACGATGATACTGAAACAACCGAGAGCGAAGAAGTAG
- the LOC131679911 gene encoding uncharacterized protein LOC131679911 — MVPRRDVKLARYEFAQCRQEPANENGESESMTNCINKARGLAKECNFGNLEDEMLRDKIITGLLDINLKKQFLKQQNLTSEMVISQCQMEEATQVDLVRNNWLQPGPSAQTINKLTGSKQVSTRKCSFCGRGYHKKLSECPARGATCNHCKQKNHYAAVCR, encoded by the coding sequence ATGGTACCCCGCAGGGATGTCAAATTAGCACGGTACGAGTTCGCTCAGTGTCGTCAAGAGCCAGCCAATGAAAACGGCGAATCGGAGAGCATGACGAACTGTATCAACAAAGCACGTGGACTCGCGAAAGAATGCAACTTTGGAAACCTGGAGGACGAGATGTTACGCGATAAGATTATCACAGGACTGCTTGACATAAATCTCAAGAAACAGTTCCTGAAACAGCAAAATCTGACGTCGGAAATGGTCATCTCACAGTGCCAAATGGAAGAAGCAACGCAAGTGGATTTGGTGCGAAACAATTGGCTTCAACCTGGACCGTCAGCACagacaataaataaattgactggCAGCAAGCAAGTTTCGACGAGAAAATGCTCTTTCTGTGGTAGAGGATACCATAAAAAACTATCGGAATGTCCAGCTCGCGGTGCAACATGTAATCACTGTAAACAGAAGAACCACTATGCAGCAGTTTGCCGGTAG
- the LOC131682271 gene encoding gamma-tubulin complex component 4 homolog, producing MIHDILFTLFSSNSDLPIENFTIPEVASNFLHPGEIKILEDLIRIANQYKELKKFIHQYGTQSAGLVKPKQQKPSEEPLPQGLYLQAFADGLDLAVKPYRDLIVQLEANYLKRPNLSLIFIYHQVNQYQSLFGFLLQLVSGVVTQRAHGCALLQYLQQHCLHGNEKHYEAVKLIQNSVYAIFIKQLFGWLLHGKFVDQYSEFFIQHVDNLRSAGSIFERGTHDAVAQVSVNSFSDNTSINTELWRYEIRREILPYYFPASWAEKVLFIGQTVLMLNCDPRESNEKRSIGEKKANHEKRFTAVKETLWGEQEYAFFKKFHQLQMDENLNIAKFENIVDEIKLCVTEQMSEIAIKEADLIKQLKLIKDYYLLGRGELYSELLKQTKSLKILFAKGITDGSSRDLNRAFQLAANSVNITEDIEQFSFLLPPKEDIDSLCYETKSILSYITLKYKVKWPLHLLFSPKTLVKYNEMFRFLLRIRKIQYDIHQVWSLQRESKVKKNSELLQFRNKLMFLIDNLQYYLQVDVLESQFSILMTAIAETKDFEKIQRAHTIFQANVLSLCFLLSNPGTDVSATGVIQVNENPVLTILDQILVIVDKFCSFCSSCKNPMTKLERQEYNGYDQAFNNHVDSLLKLLIGLKAGPSSAPLSQLLLRLDFNHWFSNNTQTKST from the exons ATGATTCACGACATTCTGTTTACATTGTTTTCCTCAAATTCAGACTTACCGatcgaaaattttact ATTCCGGAAGTGGCGTCCAACTTTTTGCATCCGGGTGAGATTAAAATTCTCGAAGATTTGATCAGAATAGCCAATCAGTACAAGGAGCTAAAGAAATTCATTCACCAGTATGGTACTCAGTCAGCTGGATTGGTCAAACCAAAGCAACAAAAACCGTCGGAGGAGCCGCTTCCGCAAGGTCTTTACCTGCAAGCATTTGCCGATGGGTTGGATCTGGCGGTGAAACCGTACCGGGATTTGATAGTACAGCTAGAAGCAAACTATCTAAAAAGACCCAATTTATCGCTGATCTTCATATATCATCAAGTGAACCAATATCAGTCATTGTTTGGATTCCTGTTACAGTTGGTCAGCGGTGTAGTAACTCAAAGAGCTCATGGTTGTGCGTTGTTACAGTATTTACAGCAGCATTGCTTGCATGGCAATGAGAAACATTATGAGGCTGTGAAGCT TATTCAAAACTCAGTTTATGCAATTTTCATTAAACAACTGTTTGGTTGGTTACTGCACGGTAAATTCGTAGATCAGTACAGTGAATTTTTCATTCAGCATGTGGATAATTTACGGAGCGCTGGATCGATATTTGAACGAGGAACTCATGATGCAGTAGCACAGGTTTCTGTTAATTCTTTCTCCGACAATACTAGCATTAACACTGAGTTGTGGCGCTACGAGATTCGTCGAGAAATTCTTCCTTACTACTTTCCTGCTAGTTGGGCTGAGAAGGTATTGTTTATTGGGCAAACGGTGTTGATGTTGAACTGTGATCCGAGGGAAAGCAATGAGAAGCGATCGATTGGGGAGAAGAAAGCGAATCACGAGAAGAGGTTTACCGCGGTTAAGGAGACTCTGTGGGGTGAGCAGGAATATGCGTTTTTCAAAAAGTTTCACCAGCTACAGATGGATGAAAATTTAAACATCgctaaatttgaaaacattgtcGATGAGATCAAACTTTGTGTGACGGAGCAAATGTCGGAGATTGCCATCAAAGAAGCTGATTTAATCAAGCAGCTAAAGCTGATTAAAGACTACTATCTGTTGGGCCGAGGCGAACTGTACTCTGAATTGTTGAAACAGACGAAATCTCTCAAAATATTGTTTGCTAAAGGCATTACTGACGGATCGTCGAGGGATTTGAACAGAGCATTTCAACTGGCAGCGAACAGCGTCAATATAACCGAAGATATCGAGCAGTTTTCGTTCCTTTTGCCACCCAAGGAGGACATTGATAGTCTATGTTACGAAACTAAAAGCATTTTAAGCTACATCACGTTAAAGTACAAAGTTAAATGGCCATTGCATTTGTTGTTCTCTCCAAAAACGTTGGTAAAATACaacgaaatgtttcgatttTTGCTGCGAATTAGAAAGATTCAGTACGACATTCATCAGGTTTGGTCCTTGCAGCGGGAGTCCAAGGTTAAAAAGAACTCCGAGCTACTCCAGTTCCGCAATAAGTTGATGTTCTTAATCGATAATTTGCAGTATTATCTGCAGGTTGATGTGCTGGAGAGTCAGTTCAGTATTCTCATGACAGCCATAGCAGAAACAAAAGATTTCGAGAAGATTCAACGAGCACATACGATTTTCCAAGCAAACGTTCTTAGTTTGTGTTTTTTGCTGTCAAACCCTGGCACCGATGTATCCGCGACCGGCGTAATTCAAGTCAACGAGAACCCAGTGTTGACTATTCTGGACCAAATACTGGTGATAGTGGATAAGTTCTGCTCATTCTGCAGCAGTTGCAAGAATCCCATGACAAAATTGGAACGACAAGAGTACAATGGATATGACCAGGC ATTCAACAACCACGTGGATTCATTACTGAAGTTACTTATCGGTTTGAAGGCTGGTCCTAGTAGTGCACCGCTCTCACAACTTTTGCTGCGTTTGGATTTCAATCATTGGTTTAGTAATAATACTCAAACAAAATCTACATAA
- the LOC131682273 gene encoding parafibromin, whose amino-acid sequence MADPLSLLRQYNINKKEIIERDGQIIFGEFSWPKNVKTNYLKYGSGKKGAPKEYYTLECLLYILKNVALQHSVYVRQAAAEDIPAVNRPDRKELLQYLNGETSTCASIDKSAPLEIPTQIKRPAESDSLDTLAKKARYEDTQVQKVKEQLAARLDVNKKEASVNIDNIKSLSETMSVEKIAAIKAKRLANKKVTIKRTDNDDTMGVGPDLRAILDFDVDSTKDIISRERQWRTRTTILQSNGKIFAKNILAILQGIKNREEGRGRPQAPVIKLPEPPRVNRPQPQPAQYNRYDQERFNRQKEETEGFKIDTMGTYHGMTLKLVTEGSAAQKKAQQQIINNALSANLPPGRPKDLMSTAQARLLPQSNSNKRQSRTPIIIIPAATTSLITMYNARDILQDLKFLTTEEKKSKGGVRDNEVLIQRQKAGGLTVPYRVIDNPVKLSAQDWNRVVAVFVMGPAWQFKGWPWDGNPVEIFSKIAAFHLRYDEMKLDANVARWAVTVLNVSRTKRHLDKASLMVFWEKLDLYMTKYKPDLRF is encoded by the exons ATGGCCGATCCGTTGAGTTTGCTACGGCAGTACAACATTAACAAAAAGGAGATCATCGAACGCGACGGGCAAATCATTTTTGGTGAATTTTCCTGGCCGAAGAATGTCAAAACAAACTACCTTAAATACGG ATCTGGCAAAAAGGGGGCACCGAAAGAATACTATACCCTTGAATGTTTACTGTACATCCTGAAAAATGTCGCTCTCCAGCACTCGGTTTACGTGCGACAGGCAGCTGCTGAGGACATTCCCGCCGTAAATCGTCCCGATCGTAAGGAACTGTTGCAGTATCTCAACGGGGAAACGAGCACATGTGCTAGTATCGACAAAAGCGCTCCGTTGGAAATTCCAACTCAAATCAAGCGTCCGGCTGAATCAGACTCGTTGGACACATTGGCCAAGAAAGCTCGTTATGAAGACACTCAGGTGCAGAAGGTTAAAGAACAGCTTGCCGCTCGGCTTGATGTTAACAAAAAGGAAGCTTCCGTAAACATTGACAACATCAAGTCCCTCTCAGAAACAATGTCCGTAGAGAAAATTGCTGCCATTAAAGCGAAGCGTTTGGCCAACAAAAAAGTTACAATCAAAAGAACGGATAATGACGATACAATGGGTGTTGGTCCGGACTTACGAGCTATTTTAGATTTTGACGTAGATTCTACAAAAGACATCATCAGTAGGGAACGTCAATGGCGCACACGAACCACTATTCTACAGAGCAATGGGAAAatctttgcaaaaaatattttggccaTACTGCAGGGAATCAAAAATCGCGAAGAAGGTCGTGGACGTCCTCAAGCGCCAGTTATAAAGCTTCCCGAACCACCTCGAGTGAATCGACCGCAACCACAGCCGGCTCAATACAATCGTTATGATCAGGAACGATTCAATCGTCAAAAGGAAGAAACCGAAGGATTTAAGATCGACACTATGGGTACCTATCACGGAATGACGTTGAAGTTAGTGACAGAAGGTTCAGCTGCACAGAAAAAAGCCCAACAGCAGATCATTAACAACGCTCTATCCGCCAATCTTCCACCGGGCCGTCCGAAGGATTTGATGTCGACGGCTCAAGCCCGACTGCTGCCACAAAGTAATTCCAACAAGAGACAAAGTAGGACGCCCATAATCATTATACCGGCTGCAACGACCAGTTTGATCACAATGTACAATGCTAGGGATATCTTACAGGATTTGAA GTTCCTTACTACCGAAGAAAAAAAGTCAAAGGGCGGCGTGCGCGACAATGAAGTGTTGATCCAG CGCCAAAAAGCAGGTGGTCTCACTGTACCTTATCGCGTCATCGATAATCCAGTCAAGCTGAGTGCACAGGATTGGAATCGGGTTGTCGCCGTGTTTGTGATGGGCCCAGCCTGGCAGTTTAAGGGTTGGCCTTGGGACGGAAATCCGGTTGAGATATTCTCCAAAA TCGCTGCCTTCCATCTACGGTACGACGAGATGAAACTGGATGCAAACGTTGCTCGCTGGGCGGTCACGGTGCTCAACGTGTCTCGAACCAAACGACATCTGGACAAAGCCAGTCTGATGGTATTCTGGGAGAAGCTGGACTTGTACATGACCAAGTATAAACCGGATCTGCGCTTCTAG
- the LOC131682272 gene encoding protein arginine N-methyltransferase 6 translates to MGDLPRDINGRYFVSYEDLEIHRLMLTDSSRQDAYRNAILSNKNLFQDKTVLDVGTGTGILAVFCAQAGAKKVYAVEASNLANLAREVVKENSFDSTIEVFECKIEDFRLPDGAERVDIIVSEWMGFFLLHEGMLDSVIFARDNFLKSNGLLFPDTATIFVAPCSVPSRFDDFESLSGVNMRCFGRELRKQKSDKPEVLNVSAEHLLHEGHIMAWLDLKEVSVEDLDAFEMKEVMVIQNSGKFQGICIWFDCTFPSGDPSQVAHEVVLSTSPKSPVTHWKQSVILLPEDACEDVDKLDPIAFNLSLSRNAEHGRRYNIQLTLLDAEKEEHSLPCECVMTKCILMKAHLQKMEVDQL, encoded by the exons ATGGGGGACCTACCACGAGATATCAACGGACGTTACTTCGTTAGTTACGAAGACTTAGAG ATTCACCGGTTAATGTTGACGGACAGCTCACGCCAGGATGCGTATCGGAATGCTATACTCAGCAATAAGAATCTTTTTCAGGACAAAACAGTACTAGATGTTGGAACCGGAACCGGAATTCTAGCAGTATTTTGTGCCCAAGCGGGTGCGAAAAAAGTATATGCCGTAGAAGCATCTAACTTGGCCAATCTAGCGCGTGAGGTGGTTAAGGAAAATTCTTTCGATAGTACAATCGAGGTGTTTGAATGTAAAATCGAGGACTTTCGACTTCCGGATGGTGCGGAGCGGGTTGACATCATCGTTTCAGAGTGGATGGGTTTCTTTCTATTACACGAAGGAATGCTGGATTCCGTTATTTTTGCGAGAGACAATTTTCTGAAATCCAACGGACTATTGTTTCCGGATACCGCGACGATATTCGTAGCACCCTGCAGCGTACCGAGTCgatttgatgattttgagagCTTGTCCGGTGTTAATATGAGATGTTTCGGTCGAGAACTAAGAAAACAAAAGTCAGATAAACCGGAGGTTCTCAACGTTTCGGCAGAACATTTGCTACACGAAGGTCATATAATGGCTTGGTTGGATTTAAAGGAAGTCAGCGTCGAAGATTTAGACGCGTTCGAGATGAAAGAGGTGATGGTTATTCAAAACTCGGGAAAATTTCAAGGTATCTGCATATGGTTCGACTGTACTTTTCCCAGTGGTGATCCCAGCCAGGTAGCACATGAAGTTGTTTTATCCACTAGCCCAAAAAGTCCGGTCACGCACTGGAAACAGAGCGTCATTCTGCTGCCCGAAGATGCCTGTGAAGATGTGGATAAACTCGATCCTATAGCTTTCAATTTGAGTTTAAGTAGGAATGCTGAGCATGGACGGAG ATACAACATTCAGTTGACACTACTGGATGCGGAGAAGGAAGAACATAGCTTACCTTGCGAATGCGTGATGACGAAGTGTATTCTGATGAAGGCCCACTTGCAGAAAATGGAGGTTGATCAATTATAA